One region of Sylvia atricapilla isolate bSylAtr1 chromosome Z, bSylAtr1.pri, whole genome shotgun sequence genomic DNA includes:
- the CHRNB3 gene encoding neuronal acetylcholine receptor subunit beta-3, which yields MPGGGMEHVEVSLAPSDQPASTCPGLDVNAFSSVAENEDALLKHLFEGYQKWVRPVENSNDTIKVHFGLKISQLVDVDEKNQLMTTNVWLKQEWIDHKLSWNPDEYGGITAIRVPSESLWLPDIVLFENADGRFEGSLMTKAIVKYNGVVTWTPPASYKSSCTMDVTFFPFDRQNCSMKFGSWTYDGNMVDLILVDENVDRKDFFDNGEWEILNAKGMKGNRKDGLYTYPFVTYFFVLRRLPLFYTLFLIIPCLGLSFLTVLVFYLPSDEGEKLSLSTSVLVSLTVFLLVIEEIIPSSSKVIPLIGEYLLFIMIFVTLSIIVTVFVINVHHRSSATYHPMAPWVKRLFLQKLPRLLCMKGHIDRYSFSDTEEKGITSKSKFLGKHKYKQAKDGEKVVIAFLEKAADSIRYISRHVKKEHFIRQVVQDWKFVAQVLDRIFLWLFLVVSVTGSVLIFTPALRMWLNNTL from the exons ATGCCTGGCGGTGGGATGGAACATGTGGAAGTGAGTCTGGCTCCCTCTGACCAGCCAGCCTCTACCTGCCCAGGGCTTG ATGTGAATGCCTTTAGTTCAGTTGCTGAAAATGAAGATGCACTCCTCAAGCATTTATTTGAAGGCTATCAGAAATGGGTCCGCCCTGTGGAAAACTCCAACGACACCATCAAAGTCCATTTTGGGTTAAAGATATCACAGCTTGTGGATGTG GATGAGAAGAATCAGCTGATGACAACCAATGTGTGGCTGAAACAG GAATGGATCGACCACAAGCTCTCCTGGAATCCAGATGAATATGGTGGGATCACTGCTATCCGAGTCCCCTCTGAGTCTCTGTGGCTTCCTGacattgttttgtttgaaaa TGCTGACGGACGTTTTGAGGGATCCCTGATGACCAAAGCCATAGTGAAGTACAATGGAGTGGTGACCTGGACACCACCGGCCAGTTATAAGAGCTCCTGCACAATGGATGTGACCTTCTTCCCCTTCGACAGGCAGAACTGCTCCATGAAGTTTGGGTCGTGGACATATGATGGCAATATGGTGGACTTGATTTTAGTGGATGAAAATGTAGACAGGAAAGACTTCTTTGATAATGGGGAGTGGGAGATCTTAAACGCCAAAGGTATGAAAGGCAACAGGAAGGATGGGCTGTACACTTACCCATTTGTCACTTACTTCTTTGTGTTGAGGCGCCTTCCACTGTTTTACACTCTTTTCCTAATAATCCCTTGCCTAGGATTGTCTTTTCTAACTGTCCTGGTGTTTTACCTACCTTCagatgaaggagaaaagctTTCATTGTCGACATCAGTTCTAGTCTCcctcactgtttttcttttagtgaTTGAGGAAATAATCCCTTCTTCTTCCAAAGTCATCCCTCTGATTGGTGAGTATCTGCTCTTCATCATGATTTTTGTGACCCTCTCTATCATCGTGACTGTGTTTGTTATCAACGTCCACCACCGATCCTCAGCAACTTACCATCCCATGGCTCCCTGGGTTAAAAGGCTCTTTCTCCAGAAGTTGCCTCGTCTGCTCTGCATGAAGGGTCATATAGATCGCTACTCGTTCTCAGACACTGAAGAAAAGGGAATCACCTCGAAATCAAAGTTTCTGGGAAAGCATAAATACAAGCAAgcaaaagatggagaaaaagttGTTATTGCCTTTCTGGAAAAGGCAGCTGACTCCATTCGGTATATTTCCAGGCATGTTAAAAAGGAGCATTTCATCAGACAG GTTGTACAAGACTGGAAATTTGTAGCTCAAGTCCTGGATCGGATCTTCCTGTGGTTATTTCTGGTGGTATCAGTGACGGGTTCAGTTCTCATCTTTACTCCTGCATTACGGATGTGGCTGAACAACACTTTATAG
- the CHRNA6 gene encoding neuronal acetylcholine receptor subunit alpha-6, with protein sequence MHPETWLCWCCSAFCVWAFVFTSFIKDTTACESEERLFHKLFSQYNQFIRPVENVSDPVTVYFELAITQLTNVDEVNQIMETNLWLRHIWNDYKLRWDPKQYDGIEFVRVPADKIWKPDIVLYNNAVGDFQVEGKTKALLRYDGMITWTPPAIFKSSCPMDITFFPFDHQNCSLKFGSWTYDKAKIDLLIIGSKVDMNEFWENSEWEIVDASGYKHDIKYNCCEEIYTDITYSFYIRRLPMFYTINLIIPCLFISFLTVLVFYLPSDCGEKVTLCISVLLSLTVFLLVITETIPSTSLVIPLVGEYLLFTMIFVTLSIVITVFVLNIHYRTPTTHTMPRWVKTVFLSLLPKVLLMQRPLEKQKKSTSRKNKKVLDSKLSKSKHSKQRDTKLPKEQRCSHCDKATELSTPKRQLSQKSLKWMAEHMEYSPEVKDVISNVQFIAENMRSQNETKEVEDDWKYVAMVIDRVFLWVFIILCVFGTVGLFIQPLIAET encoded by the exons ATGCATCCTGAGACATGGCTATGTTGGTGttgctctgctttctgtgtgTGGGCATTCGTGTTCACATCCTTCATTAAAG ATACCACAGCCTGTGAATCAGAGGAACGGTTATTTCACAAGCTCTTCTCCCAATACAATCAGTTCATTAGGCCGGTGGAAAATGTGTCTGATCCTGTCACTGTGTATTTTGAACTGGCCATTACACAGCTTACAAATGTG GATGAAGTCAATCAGATTATGGAAACAAATTTGTGGCTAAGACAC ATTTGGAATGACTACAAACTGCGATGGGATCCCAAACAATATGATGGCATTGAATTTGTTCGAGTACCAGCAGATAAAATTTGGAAACCAGATATTGTCTTGTATAATAA TGCTGTGGGAGATTTTCAAGTTGAAGGCAAGACCAAAGCCCTCCTTCGCTATGACGGAATGATCACCTGGACCCCaccagctatttttaaaagctcctGTCCTATGGATATTACCTTTTTCCCATTTGATCATCAGAACTGTTCACTCAAATTTGGCTCATGGACCTATGACAAAGCCAAAATTGATCTTCTGATCATTGGATCTAAAGTAGATATGAATGAGTTTTGGGAAAATAGTGAATGGGAAATAGTTGATGCTTCTGGCTACAAACATGATATCAAATATAACTGCTGTGAAGAGATCTACACAGACATAACATATTCCTTTTATATTCGAAGGTTGCCAATGTTCTACACCATAAATCTGATCATTCCCTGTCTTTTCATCTCATTCCTGACTGTGTTAGTTTTTTACCTACCATCTGACTGTGGTGAGAAAGTTACTCTTTGCATCTCTGTGCTTCTTTCTTTGACTGTATTTTTACTGGTGATTACAGAAACAATCCCATCCACTTCTTTAGTAATTCCCCTAGTCGGTGAATATTTACTTTTCACAATGATATTTGTGACTCTATCAATTGTCATCACAGTGTTTGTCCTCAATATACATTACAGGACTCCAACAACACACACAATGCCCAGATGGGTAAAGACCGTCTTTCTTAGCCTTCTCCCCAAAGTCCTGTTGATGCAGAGGCCactagaaaagcagaaaaaatccacctccagaaaaaacaagaaagtaTTGGACAGTAAGCTGAGCAAGTCAAAGCACAGCAAACAGAGAGACACCAAATTGCCCAAGGAGCAACGGTGCAGTCACTGTGATAAGGCAACTGAACTGTCTACTCCCAAAAGACAGCTGAGCCAGAAGTCACTGAAATGGATGGCAGAGCACATGGAGTACTCCCCAGAGGTGAAGGATGTCATCAGCAATGTCCAGTTCATCGCAGAGAACATGAGGTCTCAAAATGAAACCAAAGAG GTGGAAGATGATTGGAAATATGTAGCTATGGTGATAGACAGAGTATTTCTCTGGGTATTTATAATCCTTTGTGTGTTTGGGACTGTAGGGCTCTTTATCCAGCCACTAATAGCAGAGACATAA